A portion of the Paenibacillus hamazuiensis genome contains these proteins:
- a CDS encoding beta-galactosidase encodes MGNEMPQVPYGAVYFRKSNPPREDWESDYAVAKEDGMNLFRHWFMWGAIETAPGVYDWQDYDRQMELAAAQGMKTIIAEMITSVPEWVAAAHPHAVQVRADGTKVRTRMGVSSATGGFGEGSSGVLCLDCPDAMELAGRFLKELVLRYRDHPAMAGYDVWNECNYSPHVCYCEHTKKKFRRWLRDKYGGLKELGLAWHRYSYSSWDQVEPPVQLEPYPECIDWLDFRKINFYEQMQWRIDLIRSLDRKNRMTAHGIAGSINAMALMGADDWLAASKVEVYGFTWVASRKGSEAWKQWHAVDLTRAAAGGKPFWHAEAQGGPLWLQPQVLGRPREDGRVTEPEDIRIWQMTSFAGGARGLLFPRWRPLLDGPLFGAFGAYAMDGSRTERSAMASAIANWANAPKQRELFEAAPVQGDIGILVTPETQTFDLLLNREARGPFYSHSMWGAYQGFFDNNIQADWVHIDHIDRYRTLYWPYPIMCLFKHAEAIKRWVVRGGVLISEGCPAYFGDRGKVGTVQPNQGLEELFGALQDRVEFMPDILENLTFEYDGLTVRGGLYMQSYSLAGGTVKGTYEGGLPAVVEHDYGRGKTLLIGTFPSEGYYRGQDEAGRRFFAEAAAWAGISPHVHVSDRRLTARLSERPDGCLYLWVLNPGREEVVADVQLSAEWGDPRPDGVHWGDSAPVLSENGLTVRVPAKDALIVRMRKV; translated from the coding sequence ATGGGGAACGAAATGCCGCAAGTTCCCTACGGCGCCGTATATTTCCGCAAATCGAATCCTCCGCGCGAGGATTGGGAAAGCGACTATGCGGTAGCCAAGGAGGACGGCATGAACCTGTTTCGCCATTGGTTCATGTGGGGGGCAATTGAAACGGCTCCCGGCGTTTACGACTGGCAAGATTATGACCGGCAGATGGAATTGGCGGCGGCGCAGGGGATGAAGACGATTATTGCGGAGATGATCACCTCCGTTCCCGAGTGGGTCGCGGCAGCGCATCCTCATGCGGTTCAGGTGCGCGCGGACGGTACGAAGGTGAGGACGAGGATGGGCGTCAGCAGCGCCACCGGCGGCTTTGGCGAGGGCTCCTCCGGCGTTCTGTGCCTGGACTGCCCCGATGCGATGGAACTGGCCGGACGATTTTTGAAGGAACTCGTGCTTCGATATAGAGACCACCCGGCCATGGCCGGGTACGACGTGTGGAACGAATGCAACTATTCCCCGCACGTATGCTACTGCGAGCATACGAAGAAGAAATTCCGCAGGTGGCTGCGGGACAAATACGGAGGTTTAAAGGAGCTCGGCCTCGCCTGGCACAGGTACAGCTACTCCAGCTGGGATCAGGTCGAGCCTCCCGTTCAGCTTGAGCCTTACCCGGAGTGTATCGATTGGCTCGATTTCAGGAAGATCAACTTCTACGAGCAAATGCAGTGGAGAATCGACCTGATCCGCAGCCTCGACCGGAAAAACCGGATGACCGCCCACGGCATTGCCGGCAGCATAAATGCGATGGCCCTAATGGGGGCGGACGATTGGCTTGCCGCCTCCAAGGTCGAGGTATACGGCTTCACCTGGGTCGCCTCCCGCAAAGGAAGCGAAGCGTGGAAGCAATGGCATGCGGTCGACCTGACGCGGGCCGCTGCCGGCGGCAAGCCGTTCTGGCACGCCGAGGCCCAGGGCGGTCCCCTTTGGCTGCAGCCGCAGGTACTCGGACGTCCCCGTGAGGACGGCCGGGTGACGGAGCCGGAGGACATCCGCATCTGGCAGATGACCTCGTTTGCCGGAGGTGCGAGAGGGCTGCTGTTTCCACGGTGGCGGCCGCTGCTCGACGGACCGCTGTTCGGCGCGTTCGGCGCTTACGCGATGGACGGCTCGCGCACCGAACGCTCGGCGATGGCCAGTGCTATCGCTAATTGGGCTAACGCCCCCAAGCAGAGGGAACTGTTCGAAGCGGCGCCGGTGCAGGGGGACATCGGCATTCTCGTTACGCCGGAAACGCAAACGTTCGATCTTTTGCTGAACCGGGAAGCGCGCGGGCCGTTTTACAGCCACTCCATGTGGGGGGCGTATCAAGGTTTTTTCGATAACAATATCCAAGCGGATTGGGTGCATATCGACCACATCGATCGTTACCGCACGTTATATTGGCCTTACCCGATCATGTGTCTTTTTAAGCATGCCGAGGCGATTAAGCGCTGGGTGGTGCGCGGGGGCGTACTGATCAGCGAAGGCTGCCCGGCCTATTTCGGGGACCGGGGCAAGGTGGGGACCGTACAGCCGAATCAGGGCTTGGAGGAATTATTCGGTGCGTTGCAGGACCGAGTCGAATTTATGCCGGACATCCTCGAAAATCTGACCTTCGAATATGACGGTCTGACCGTTCGCGGGGGCTTATATATGCAGTCTTACAGCTTGGCCGGCGGTACGGTGAAAGGGACCTATGAGGGCGGACTCCCGGCGGTTGTCGAGCATGATTATGGCCGGGGGAAAACGCTGCTGATCGGCACGTTTCCTTCCGAGGGATACTACCGGGGGCAAGACGAAGCAGGCCGCCGATTTTTTGCGGAAGCCGCCGCTTGGGCGGGGATATCGCCGCACGTTCACGTGTCCGACCGCCGTTTGACGGCCCGGTTAAGCGAACGTCCGGATGGATGCCTGTATCTTTGGGTACTGAACCCCGGAAGGGAGGAAGTCGTCGCGGATGTGCAGCTTTCGGCGGAATGGGGGGACCCTCGGCCGGACGGGGTTCATTGGGGGGACTCGGCTCCGGTGCTGTCCGAAAACGGCCTGACGGTCAGGGTACCCGCGAAGGATGCGCTGATCGTACGAATGAGGAAGGTTTGA
- a CDS encoding extracellular solute-binding protein, with translation MKAETRRSIRVSLAALLIASTLAACQSNSSGGTSSTSGAQNAAAGAAKEHRTLTVEVFDRGKPGQPDLNDNYWTKYINDNFGKQFNATVKFVSVPRAQEVDKLNVLMAAGQAPDISYTYNQGVVYNYVQQGGLAELDSALKQYGPALTKYLGDDVLKYGKFNGKQYSVPGKRTVLAGSNTFIRKDWLDKLGLPVPTTPEQFYDTMVKFKEKNPGNVSGVIPYGYSLQPLNPGLGYIPEAFKPSNLTEEQFATLQPQPIWLANWSMPGFDKAVQYMNKMYHAGLISPNFATDKDGKLLDADISNGKVGAFQTNWDGPYRTAPGTYANLVKNVPGAQLIPIDPWQNDAGKHPKNGYSPNGMYIIIPKTSKNVDLAIQYLNWMCDPKVTLFLQNGQEGVDYNMVNGVPKQTGTTNSGDKMMTVANNLDYDILSNGIELGDQKKNDAAISAGYPGYEKDVENALKVSMVDYYTTYFYSIPNAADAKNNAALKNLSAQMLAKLIVAKPAEVEGLYKSLVQQYMDQGGKAVEEEYIKNYKAQNSK, from the coding sequence TTGAAGGCAGAGACAAGAAGATCCATCCGTGTTTCTTTGGCAGCGCTGCTAATTGCGTCTACTTTGGCGGCCTGCCAGAGTAATTCGTCAGGCGGCACAAGCAGCACAAGCGGCGCACAAAATGCTGCAGCAGGCGCTGCAAAAGAACATCGTACATTAACTGTTGAAGTTTTCGACAGAGGCAAACCCGGACAGCCGGATTTGAACGATAATTACTGGACAAAGTATATCAACGATAATTTTGGCAAGCAGTTTAATGCCACAGTAAAATTTGTTTCAGTTCCTAGAGCCCAGGAAGTAGACAAGCTGAACGTACTGATGGCAGCCGGCCAAGCACCTGACATTTCCTACACGTACAACCAGGGTGTTGTTTATAATTATGTACAGCAAGGTGGCTTGGCGGAGCTCGATTCAGCTCTCAAGCAGTATGGACCTGCTCTTACAAAGTATCTTGGCGATGATGTATTAAAGTACGGTAAATTTAACGGCAAGCAGTATTCCGTACCGGGCAAGAGGACTGTTCTTGCAGGTTCAAATACGTTTATCCGTAAAGACTGGCTCGATAAGCTGGGTCTTCCTGTTCCCACCACACCGGAACAGTTCTATGACACCATGGTTAAATTCAAAGAGAAGAACCCTGGAAATGTAAGCGGCGTCATTCCTTACGGTTATTCCCTGCAGCCTTTAAATCCCGGGCTGGGCTATATACCGGAAGCCTTTAAACCATCTAACCTTACTGAAGAGCAGTTTGCTACACTTCAGCCGCAACCTATCTGGTTGGCAAACTGGAGTATGCCGGGATTCGATAAAGCTGTTCAATATATGAACAAAATGTATCATGCAGGTTTGATTAGCCCGAATTTCGCAACGGACAAGGACGGAAAACTGCTCGACGCAGATATTTCCAACGGAAAAGTCGGAGCATTCCAGACGAACTGGGATGGTCCGTACAGAACGGCTCCCGGCACCTATGCCAACCTTGTCAAAAATGTTCCTGGTGCTCAGCTTATTCCGATCGACCCATGGCAGAATGATGCGGGCAAACATCCCAAGAACGGGTACAGCCCAAATGGTATGTATATAATCATACCTAAAACAAGTAAAAATGTTGACCTTGCTATACAGTACCTCAACTGGATGTGTGACCCCAAGGTAACACTCTTCCTCCAGAACGGTCAGGAGGGTGTGGACTACAACATGGTTAATGGGGTTCCGAAACAGACAGGAACGACAAATTCAGGCGATAAGATGATGACTGTTGCCAACAACCTCGACTATGATATCCTTTCAAACGGAATCGAACTTGGTGACCAAAAAAAGAATGATGCAGCAATTTCTGCGGGATATCCCGGTTATGAAAAGGATGTAGAGAATGCTTTGAAGGTAAGTATGGTCGATTATTATACTACCTACTTCTATTCAATACCGAATGCGGCTGATGCCAAAAACAACGCAGCGCTTAAGAATCTTTCGGCACAAATGCTTGCAAAACTCATTGTCGCTAAACCGGCTGAAGTGGAAGGCCTGTACAAATCTTTGGTTCAACAGTACATGGATCAGGGCGGCAAGGCAGTTGAAGAAGAGTATATAAAGAATTACAAGGCTCAGAACAGTAAATAA
- a CDS encoding helix-turn-helix domain-containing protein, which yields MVNWLSTILRPQCSKRLRQGKYLHKLIWLGCMSVCIPIILASAVYYQFSMNRVKQQMTNESEASLTILKDRTERVMQTIEQVSLQLAIDPQLTDFFNRQLADIALNWHRQFLDRIALLKNSNSFIDEIYFYNTVEDLVLSNRYGAVSKEAYKYKADIDRLFADGRLSQWAYLPISGKEGFITFARLLPVIGSSTPEGVLVFQMDMSVIGDMLSANTYVLPLGQDLMIANVQKHPDPGKWSREEMNSLLARLPAIEQIRTSDKSSDHFFAEGIDGEGAQFLYMKNVFGRTYITVVSDQLVAGQLNWIRGVALLILLIFILVGVILTYFNTKQAYNPIERLIKHSRALSVGRIPSKEDEFDYIKECLDFLNRETEKLGGYMEKIEPTLREKCIQQLLDGDYVRQEALLKDCGTYGISVTSTNAVLVVEAENIKKDKRFLPEEKGIIAFVIANVMQEILQQDEELQGFVIPYRGRGVALLQFRQDQEQGKALQKTKRYAQSVCASFKNALSIDVSVGIGRFYAHAADVPVSYKEADMALQYRMYKETDHVLFIEDMEHARKQATLRYPRHLEMNMLDALEKGDAEGAAACLSEFTAVMRASESYVFVYQSYHMLLSAAIASLEKQGGSMLDILEHNLFGQLKGKMTSSEIYDWFVETLFPLYNWLAENQRGTAGQSVIQQVCRHIKAHCGEGDDVSLVQCADMVGMSPSYLSRLFKKETGMNFLDFVVECKVEAAKKLLTETDRTVSDIASAVGYSERNLNRIFQRLTKMSPSAFRSKHR from the coding sequence ATGGTTAATTGGCTATCGACGATTCTGCGTCCTCAGTGTTCCAAGCGGCTGAGACAAGGGAAGTATTTGCACAAACTGATCTGGCTTGGCTGTATGTCCGTATGCATCCCGATCATTCTCGCGAGCGCGGTGTACTATCAGTTTTCCATGAACCGGGTGAAGCAGCAAATGACGAACGAAAGCGAAGCCTCCCTCACGATTTTGAAGGATAGGACGGAACGTGTGATGCAGACCATTGAGCAGGTATCGCTGCAATTAGCCATAGACCCCCAGCTTACCGACTTTTTCAACCGACAGCTGGCGGACATCGCTTTGAACTGGCACCGGCAATTTTTGGACCGGATTGCGCTGCTTAAAAACAGCAACAGCTTTATCGACGAGATTTACTTTTACAATACGGTGGAGGATCTGGTGTTGTCCAACCGTTACGGCGCGGTCAGCAAGGAGGCTTACAAATACAAGGCGGATATCGACCGTTTATTTGCCGACGGCCGTCTCTCGCAGTGGGCTTATTTGCCGATCAGCGGAAAGGAAGGGTTCATCACCTTCGCCCGGCTGCTGCCCGTCATCGGCAGCAGCACGCCGGAGGGCGTTCTGGTGTTTCAAATGGATATGTCCGTTATAGGGGACATGCTGAGCGCCAATACTTACGTGCTTCCGTTAGGGCAGGATCTGATGATAGCCAACGTTCAGAAGCACCCGGACCCAGGGAAATGGAGCCGGGAAGAGATGAACTCGCTGCTTGCCCGGCTGCCGGCGATCGAGCAAATTCGCACGTCGGACAAAAGCTCGGACCATTTTTTCGCCGAAGGGATCGACGGAGAAGGGGCGCAGTTCCTCTATATGAAAAATGTGTTCGGCCGCACTTACATTACGGTCGTTTCCGATCAGTTGGTAGCGGGCCAGCTCAATTGGATACGCGGAGTCGCCCTGCTCATTTTACTGATTTTTATTTTGGTCGGCGTCATCCTTACCTATTTCAACACCAAACAGGCTTACAACCCGATAGAGCGTTTGATCAAGCACAGCAGAGCGCTCAGCGTCGGGAGAATCCCTTCCAAAGAGGACGAATTCGATTATATTAAGGAATGCCTCGACTTCCTCAATCGGGAAACGGAGAAGCTAGGCGGCTATATGGAGAAAATCGAACCTACGCTCAGGGAAAAATGCATTCAGCAGCTGCTCGACGGAGACTATGTCAGACAAGAGGCGCTGCTTAAAGATTGCGGAACCTATGGCATTTCCGTGACTTCCACCAATGCGGTTCTGGTGGTGGAGGCTGAAAATATCAAGAAAGATAAGCGATTTTTACCGGAGGAAAAAGGGATCATTGCTTTTGTTATCGCCAATGTCATGCAGGAAATTTTGCAGCAGGACGAGGAACTGCAAGGCTTTGTGATCCCCTATCGGGGACGGGGAGTAGCGCTGCTGCAATTCCGGCAGGATCAGGAGCAGGGCAAGGCGCTGCAGAAGACAAAGCGCTACGCCCAATCGGTGTGCGCCTCGTTCAAAAACGCTCTGTCGATCGACGTATCCGTAGGGATCGGACGTTTCTACGCCCACGCGGCCGATGTGCCGGTATCCTACAAGGAGGCGGACATGGCTCTGCAGTATCGCATGTACAAGGAAACGGATCATGTGTTGTTTATTGAAGACATGGAGCATGCGAGAAAGCAGGCGACACTGAGATACCCGAGGCATCTCGAGATGAACATGCTGGATGCTCTGGAAAAAGGAGACGCGGAGGGAGCAGCCGCTTGCTTGTCCGAATTCACGGCCGTCATGCGCGCCTCCGAGTCGTATGTGTTCGTTTATCAAAGCTATCACATGCTTCTTTCCGCAGCCATCGCCTCCTTGGAGAAGCAGGGCGGCAGCATGCTGGATATATTGGAGCACAATTTGTTCGGCCAGCTGAAGGGCAAGATGACCTCTTCGGAAATTTACGATTGGTTTGTGGAAACCTTATTCCCTCTGTACAATTGGCTCGCGGAAAACCAGCGAGGCACGGCCGGGCAATCCGTCATTCAGCAGGTTTGCAGGCATATCAAGGCGCATTGCGGAGAAGGCGACGACGTGTCCCTGGTGCAGTGCGCGGACATGGTGGGGATGAGCCCGTCCTATCTCAGCCGGCTTTTTAAAAAGGAGACCGGCATGAACTTTCTCGACTTTGTCGTCGAATGCAAGGTGGAGGCAGCCAAGAAGCTGCTGACCGAAACGGATCGGACGGTGAGCGATATTGCGTCGGCTGTAGGCTATTCGGAGCGCAATTTGAACCGGATTTTCCAGCGTTTGACCAAGATGTCGCCAAGTGCCTTCAGATCGAAACACCGCTAG
- a CDS encoding extracellular solute-binding protein, producing MKSTFQNRLNSVLASVLAVGLLAGCSGGGAPPAGGNDSAPKPADNKPAEPLKLQMMVPSFADVPNMNDEYWTEWQKRTNTKLDVEWIPSGDYDTKFDLVLASGNLPEIIVAQSATRPTLLNAIKQGAFWDLSPLLGDFSKYPNLKNNSEANVWNYMKVDGKIYGIPRNRPLIDLGIKMRKDWLDKLNIPIPTTMDEYAAALKKIVDGDPDGNGQKDTIGLLGHGFLLADGDGSLLAAFGGLDPIFDKDGGLMKEAMTPQYAEMVAWLRKLYADGVLAKEFSAIKKTQAEELFATGKAASYVRNIWRDYTWEQDIKKVQPNAQVITLPPMKGPGGYSVQLATPFFGAMYISKKVPEAKVRQILDYMEKTTTMEYTDFNYFGIEGVHHKLVDGQPVLTDLGVKQVTTNANQVFALAFNNKMKVLNPAAPKAYNDAKLKETEVFTKVGKLNIFSIISSDTWTNVWPKFEKEWQSMVTKAIVGQISMDEYKAYVDKLNANPDFKKAYQEFAKAYKEYFNK from the coding sequence ATGAAGTCAACTTTTCAAAATCGTTTGAACAGTGTACTGGCCTCCGTTCTTGCCGTCGGCTTGCTTGCAGGGTGCTCGGGGGGAGGCGCGCCTCCGGCCGGTGGGAATGACAGTGCTCCAAAACCGGCAGACAATAAGCCGGCCGAGCCGTTGAAGCTTCAAATGATGGTGCCGTCTTTTGCTGACGTGCCCAACATGAACGACGAATATTGGACGGAGTGGCAGAAGAGAACGAATACGAAGCTGGATGTGGAGTGGATACCATCCGGAGACTACGATACGAAGTTCGACCTGGTGCTCGCTTCCGGCAATCTCCCGGAAATTATCGTGGCCCAGTCGGCCACCCGGCCCACCTTGCTGAATGCCATCAAGCAGGGAGCGTTCTGGGACTTAAGCCCGCTGCTCGGCGATTTCAGCAAATATCCGAATTTGAAAAACAACAGCGAAGCGAACGTATGGAACTATATGAAGGTGGACGGTAAAATTTACGGTATTCCCCGCAACCGGCCGCTGATCGACTTGGGCATCAAGATGCGCAAGGATTGGCTGGATAAACTGAATATTCCGATCCCGACAACGATGGACGAATATGCCGCCGCACTGAAGAAGATCGTCGACGGCGACCCGGACGGCAACGGCCAGAAAGATACGATCGGCCTCCTCGGCCACGGCTTCCTGCTGGCCGACGGCGACGGCTCGCTTCTGGCCGCATTCGGCGGGTTAGATCCGATCTTCGACAAAGACGGCGGGCTCATGAAGGAAGCGATGACTCCGCAATACGCCGAGATGGTGGCATGGCTTCGCAAGCTGTATGCGGACGGTGTGCTCGCCAAAGAATTTTCGGCGATTAAGAAGACGCAGGCGGAGGAATTGTTTGCGACGGGCAAAGCGGCTTCCTATGTTCGCAATATTTGGCGCGATTATACCTGGGAACAGGACATTAAGAAGGTGCAGCCGAACGCCCAGGTCATTACATTGCCCCCGATGAAAGGTCCGGGCGGGTACAGTGTCCAGCTCGCGACTCCGTTCTTCGGCGCGATGTATATCTCGAAGAAAGTGCCGGAAGCGAAGGTGCGGCAAATTTTGGACTACATGGAAAAAACGACGACGATGGAATACACCGATTTCAACTACTTCGGCATTGAGGGCGTTCATCATAAGCTGGTGGACGGTCAGCCGGTGCTGACCGATCTCGGCGTGAAGCAGGTGACGACGAACGCGAACCAGGTGTTTGCTCTTGCCTTCAACAACAAGATGAAGGTGCTGAACCCGGCCGCTCCGAAGGCTTACAACGATGCGAAGCTGAAGGAAACCGAGGTATTCACGAAGGTCGGCAAGCTGAACATCTTCAGCATTATCTCGTCCGATACATGGACCAATGTTTGGCCGAAATTCGAAAAGGAATGGCAATCCATGGTGACGAAGGCGATCGTCGGGCAAATTTCGATGGACGAATACAAGGCCTATGTCGACAAGCTGAACGCCAACCCGGATTTCAAGAAGGCCTACCAGGAATTCGCCAAAGCCTACAAGGAATACTTCAATAAATAA